The Coprobacter tertius genome includes a region encoding these proteins:
- a CDS encoding SusC/RagA family TonB-linked outer membrane protein: MNKKTRKDILCKASRRIKIAVSLLIITFSQVYASNGYSQIRQFSINASNETIGQVIEKIEKQTGYTFLYNNKITDIERKVNLNADTRNIDEILQELFKNTSIIYTIKDNQIILTDANAKLQNKETKQNSPDTPETIIVKGTIIDEKGEPVIGANVSQKGTGNGTISDYEGKFSIRVPKGSTISVSYIGYIAQNLKASDENLSIILKENSQMLGEVVVTAMGIERKSESLTYATQTVGGNELTRAKEANLINSLQGKSAGLVITPNTGGAGSASKILLRGNASMLGNNSPLIVIDGVPMLNSVSSQMGMGDGELLISEGSGEGGDGLSQLNPDDIESITILKGANSAALYGSAASNGVLMITTKKGKEGSLRIDFSSNTTFETPLVLPKLQNVYGSEIKGNEANGYTIGATSWGGKLSDMTASQLDPANSRQRLTNNAYNIADFFNTGSTYNNTISFSGGTQKVQSYFSYGNTTSMGIIPTNKFYRHNITLRENFSFFKDKLKINFSANYINQKGKNRPQSGVIFSPLFNLYTAARNADMNYYRQNYVDYNGKWNSSPYDVIVKIPNPDNPSDQLTILKPGFVSELSDNKYGKQIWYMQDAPTMNNPWWLLNRVTNESISNRVFGNISADYQIIDNLSLQARIKYDRNSGYSESRQYATTMLPEAMNDRGRWLWGTSFTQDFYGDFMLSYYKDIKDFHLNVNAGGSMMNSRSNRWFLTPPASSGAPYQEDKSVNQFNLGDIYIKGGGPNDGITQGGLEVSDWTRAIFATAQLSYKDKATIEGSYRDDWYRAFTQFRNMKKHYPYFSFGANSILTNIWEMPRSIDELKVRLSYSEVGNSIPNSLFLSSASRNPATGAYIMSGIEDFKNPKPETTVSVETGFDLSLFGRALNIEATYYHALMENQFMSYKGQGGKTVFVNGGKVLNQGIELTTSYILAPNNDFSWKTGVNFSYNTNEILSTAKKSDGKDLKYEVSMGNSTGLKVKFLKGGSYGDLYAVDYMRDETTGKIIINPRNGRPFVKNGQSDKYMGNMNAKYHLGWSNTFNYKDFQFYFLIDGKIGGKVISLTEGRLDYFGTSQRTADARLFAEQNNLVWENKEGDKFPAMYLPDGQLTSIQAYYETMGLLGNNYIYNGTNFRLREISVAYTFRDVFGRSKHLTLSLNARNLFFIYKDAPIDPETSMTTQNALGNVDVFSMPTTRMFGFAIKASF; this comes from the coding sequence ATGAATAAAAAAACAAGAAAGGATATTCTATGTAAAGCATCCCGGCGCATAAAAATAGCCGTTTCTCTCTTAATCATTACCTTCTCGCAAGTTTACGCGAGTAACGGCTATTCCCAAATACGCCAATTCTCTATCAACGCCAGTAACGAAACCATCGGGCAGGTGATCGAGAAAATAGAAAAACAAACCGGTTATACCTTCCTGTATAACAACAAAATAACCGATATCGAACGGAAAGTAAACCTGAATGCCGATACCCGGAATATCGATGAGATACTACAGGAACTTTTTAAAAACACTTCGATTATATATACTATAAAAGATAATCAAATTATTTTAACCGATGCCAATGCCAAACTTCAAAACAAGGAGACAAAGCAAAATTCTCCCGATACCCCTGAAACTATCATTGTAAAGGGTACGATCATCGATGAAAAAGGCGAACCGGTTATCGGGGCAAACGTTTCACAAAAAGGAACGGGCAACGGAACGATTTCCGATTACGAAGGAAAATTCTCTATCCGCGTTCCCAAAGGAAGCACTATATCGGTATCTTATATAGGATATATCGCCCAAAACTTAAAAGCATCCGACGAAAATCTTAGCATCATACTAAAAGAAAATTCGCAAATGCTCGGCGAGGTCGTCGTTACCGCCATGGGAATCGAACGGAAATCGGAATCCCTTACCTATGCCACCCAAACCGTAGGCGGGAACGAACTTACCCGGGCTAAAGAAGCTAACCTTATCAATTCTCTGCAGGGGAAAAGCGCAGGCCTTGTAATTACGCCCAATACAGGAGGAGCCGGTAGCGCATCGAAGATTTTATTGCGTGGTAACGCTTCTATGCTCGGTAACAACAGCCCCCTTATCGTCATCGACGGTGTTCCTATGCTCAATAGCGTATCGAGCCAAATGGGAATGGGCGACGGCGAACTGCTCATCTCCGAAGGTTCGGGTGAAGGCGGCGACGGGCTATCGCAACTCAACCCCGACGATATCGAAAGTATCACCATCCTGAAAGGCGCCAACTCGGCCGCCCTGTACGGTAGCGCAGCCTCGAACGGGGTACTGATGATCACCACCAAGAAAGGGAAAGAAGGTTCCCTGCGCATCGATTTTTCTAGCAACACCACTTTTGAAACACCGCTTGTATTACCAAAGCTGCAAAATGTTTACGGCAGCGAGATAAAAGGTAATGAAGCCAACGGTTATACGATAGGGGCTACGAGTTGGGGCGGAAAACTCTCGGATATGACTGCCTCACAACTCGACCCGGCTAACTCGAGGCAACGGCTTACGAACAATGCCTATAATATCGCCGACTTTTTCAATACCGGTAGTACCTATAACAATACGATCTCTTTCAGTGGAGGTACTCAAAAGGTACAATCGTATTTCTCTTACGGGAATACGACTTCGATGGGTATTATTCCCACCAATAAATTTTACCGGCATAACATAACGTTACGCGAAAATTTTTCGTTTTTCAAGGATAAACTGAAAATTAACTTCTCGGCGAACTACATTAATCAGAAAGGAAAAAACCGTCCCCAAAGCGGTGTTATATTTTCGCCCCTATTCAATTTGTATACTGCGGCAAGGAATGCCGATATGAACTATTACCGCCAAAACTACGTCGATTATAACGGCAAATGGAATTCTTCGCCTTACGATGTAATCGTAAAAATTCCCAATCCCGATAATCCCAGCGACCAACTGACGATACTCAAACCCGGTTTCGTTTCGGAACTTTCCGATAACAAATACGGAAAACAGATATGGTATATGCAAGATGCCCCTACGATGAACAACCCCTGGTGGTTGCTGAACCGGGTGACGAACGAATCGATATCGAATCGCGTTTTCGGAAATATTTCGGCCGATTACCAGATCATCGATAACTTGAGTCTGCAGGCCCGTATTAAATACGATCGTAACAGTGGCTATTCGGAATCCAGACAATACGCCACCACCATGCTTCCTGAAGCCATGAACGATCGTGGCCGCTGGCTGTGGGGAACCTCGTTTACACAAGATTTCTACGGTGATTTTATGCTCAGTTACTATAAAGATATCAAAGACTTTCACCTGAATGTCAATGCCGGCGGCAGTATGATGAACTCTCGGTCAAACAGATGGTTTCTTACTCCGCCCGCATCGAGCGGAGCACCCTATCAGGAAGACAAATCGGTAAACCAGTTCAATCTCGGCGATATCTATATCAAAGGGGGTGGACCGAATGATGGGATTACTCAAGGCGGCCTCGAGGTCTCGGACTGGACACGAGCCATTTTCGCTACCGCTCAATTGAGTTATAAAGACAAGGCTACGATCGAGGGAAGCTACCGCGACGACTGGTACCGGGCTTTTACCCAATTCAGGAATATGAAAAAACATTATCCGTACTTCTCTTTCGGGGCGAACTCTATTCTGACCAACATTTGGGAAATGCCCCGATCGATAGATGAACTCAAAGTGCGCTTGTCCTATTCTGAAGTCGGGAACTCAATCCCCAACAGTTTGTTTCTCAGTTCGGCCAGCCGTAACCCGGCTACGGGCGCATACATCATGTCAGGTATCGAAGATTTCAAAAACCCCAAACCCGAAACGACGGTGTCGGTAGAAACAGGTTTCGACCTGAGTCTGTTCGGCAGAGCCTTAAATATAGAAGCTACCTATTATCACGCCCTTATGGAGAACCAGTTTATGTCTTATAAGGGACAAGGCGGAAAAACCGTATTTGTAAACGGCGGTAAAGTACTCAATCAGGGAATCGAACTTACCACGAGTTATATTCTCGCCCCCAATAATGATTTCTCGTGGAAGACCGGCGTAAATTTCTCATATAACACCAACGAAATACTTTCAACAGCTAAAAAAAGCGACGGGAAAGACTTGAAATATGAGGTATCTATGGGAAATTCTACCGGCTTGAAAGTTAAATTCCTTAAAGGCGGCTCTTACGGAGATTTATATGCGGTAGATTACATGCGCGACGAAACCACCGGAAAAATCATCATCAACCCGAGGAACGGGCGTCCTTTCGTGAAAAACGGACAATCAGACAAATATATGGGTAATATGAATGCCAAATATCATCTCGGCTGGAGCAATACATTCAACTACAAAGATTTCCAGTTCTATTTCCTTATCGACGGTAAAATCGGCGGAAAAGTAATTTCGCTCACCGAAGGTCGTCTCGATTATTTCGGAACTTCGCAGCGTACGGCCGACGCACGCCTGTTTGCCGAGCAAAACAACCTTGTCTGGGAGAATAAAGAGGGCGACAAATTTCCCGCTATGTACCTGCCCGACGGTCAGTTGACATCTATACAAGCGTATTACGAAACTATGGGACTGCTCGGTAACAATTACATTTATAACGGAACCAATTTCAGATTACGGGAAATATCGGTGGCTTACACATTCCGAGATGTTTTCGGCCGAAGTAAGCACCTTACCCTCAGCCTTAACGCACGTAACCTGTTTTTTATTTATAAAGATGCCCCCATCGATCCCGAAACATCGATGACCACACAAAACGCTCTCGGCAACGTAGATGTATTCAGCATGCCGACCACCCGTATGTTCGGCTTCGCTATAAAAGCTTCTTTCTAA
- a CDS encoding FecR family protein, which produces MDETNNIDRIKEADELLNYCEGKLDAKKELEIESRAARDESLANDIENLRKLLDIDQKIAHYTRIDVKNAYRKVNKRIRKNKKIGLTAIIYRIAAFMALPLLCSSALMGYLLLQPTEDEMSFIEIKSAPGTIYHCTLPDKSEVWLNSESRLRYPARFDRECRRVEMEGEAYFKVTSNKQHPFYVTTSDHIDVEVTGTRFNVNAYGNEEMIEITLEKGKVSVMSGGNTTQMKPGECYYYDRSNRDAFIKTVKPYEKTAWKDGKTIFRDTPLPEVFRRLSRIYNVDIEFINKSGKDYNYRATFTHENIYQILDYLKMTAPLEWEQIYIQGSDEHPSNKKIIVRMN; this is translated from the coding sequence ATGGACGAAACTAATAACATAGATAGAATTAAAGAAGCCGATGAACTCCTGAACTATTGCGAAGGAAAGCTCGACGCGAAAAAAGAACTCGAAATAGAATCACGCGCGGCCAGAGACGAATCTCTGGCAAACGATATCGAAAACCTCAGAAAACTACTCGATATCGACCAAAAAATCGCACATTATACCCGCATCGACGTAAAAAACGCATACCGTAAAGTAAATAAACGCATCAGAAAAAATAAAAAAATCGGTCTTACCGCCATCATATACCGTATCGCCGCCTTTATGGCACTTCCTTTACTATGTTCCTCTGCTCTAATGGGATATTTATTGCTGCAGCCGACTGAAGATGAAATGTCTTTTATCGAAATAAAATCGGCGCCCGGCACGATATACCATTGCACCCTCCCCGATAAATCAGAAGTATGGCTCAACTCAGAAAGCCGTCTCCGTTATCCGGCGCGCTTCGATCGAGAATGCCGCCGAGTAGAAATGGAAGGGGAAGCGTATTTTAAAGTAACCTCAAACAAACAACACCCTTTTTACGTTACGACCTCCGACCATATCGACGTAGAGGTGACCGGTACACGATTTAATGTAAATGCCTACGGCAATGAAGAAATGATTGAAATCACCCTCGAAAAAGGGAAAGTGAGCGTTATGTCGGGCGGTAACACCACACAAATGAAGCCGGGAGAATGCTATTATTATGACCGGTCTAATCGCGACGCGTTTATCAAAACCGTAAAGCCATACGAAAAAACAGCCTGGAAAGACGGAAAAACCATATTCCGGGATACTCCTTTACCCGAAGTTTTCCGGAGGCTTTCCCGTATATACAACGTCGATATCGAATTTATCAATAAATCGGGAAAAGATTACAATTACCGGGCGACTTTTACCCATGAAAACATCTACCAAATTCTCGACTACCTGAAAATGACCGCTCCGCTTGAATGGGAACAGATATATATACAAGGCAGCGACGAACATCCGTCTAACAAAAAAATCATTGTCAGAATGAACTGA
- a CDS encoding RNA polymerase sigma-70 factor, with the protein MHIDELMKDVLENSSHRAFRQLFETFYPALCVFGKRYIESDEVVEDIIQEIFVMLWENRSKINIRTSVKNYLMTMTRNSCLNYLQHEKIVREYALEKEIENAEAVNECDELLLLAELKKLFDDTLNALPVEYRKVFIMSRVHDRNYREIAEEMGISVKTVGRYKDKVDKILAESLKDYVTAIIFFYAYTWGKF; encoded by the coding sequence ATGCATATAGATGAATTAATGAAAGACGTTTTAGAGAACAGCAGTCACCGAGCTTTCAGGCAGCTGTTCGAAACATTCTACCCTGCTTTGTGCGTATTCGGTAAACGGTATATCGAGTCTGACGAGGTGGTAGAAGATATTATACAGGAAATTTTTGTGATGCTGTGGGAAAACCGCAGTAAAATTAATATTCGTACATCGGTAAAAAATTATCTGATGACAATGACCCGTAATTCTTGCCTTAATTATTTGCAACATGAAAAGATTGTAAGGGAATATGCCCTGGAAAAAGAAATAGAAAACGCTGAGGCCGTTAACGAATGTGATGAATTATTGTTGCTTGCGGAGTTGAAAAAATTATTTGACGATACTTTGAATGCGTTACCGGTAGAATACCGGAAGGTTTTTATTATGAGTCGCGTACACGATAGAAATTATCGGGAAATAGCCGAGGAAATGGGTATTTCGGTTAAAACGGTTGGGAGATATAAGGATAAAGTGGATAAAATTCTCGCGGAAAGTTTGAAAGATTATGTTACTGCGATTATTTTCTTTTACGCATATACTTGGGGTAAATTCTGA
- a CDS encoding DNA/RNA non-specific endonuclease: protein MKKHCLYALIGMLIFWNCSDSPNDEPGGGEPEKVFLSVTPESVFTFNETDDSKNYITVNSNTPWTATPDNEALSLDKAEGRGAGEEKIKVLDMPKGESITLTIATIATQENPSISKNITVKREAPVDPPIVEGDIVYFNNFDKQAATKTYGGGSYWPYLDQFEGWKNAEGSGSGSETYSFFNLNVRSDWTSDYSPAPSYAGKASGINNIYFSKAGGYFTIENIVLPQGKQDYVLSFGLSGNDQFNKTNLVVSLGDGSRWIPIEFTRATNSGTWDLAKSTFSFTKPIENLYLKFEATAATQIRIDDIKFTTGNPSENKIDLGKVNYPYPELPLTTTPYDYLYVYHAADLAGTTVRNYSMCFDKTKYAALWVAYPLHQSYRGSSGRTEAWAADPSISESWQAVLWGEEFSRYKDYTRGHQIPSADRTANDALNAQTFYASNMTPQSSNFNSGIWGTLEGKVRNNMCNDTLYVVTGCYFGNGYKTTLDATSWGNASALSKECPVPTHYFKILLRTRSGNTGKPIAECSESELKAIGLWFEHEKVYDENHSLATDCKSVKEIEELTGFTFFPTAPAKVKEQCTPADWVL, encoded by the coding sequence ATGAAAAAACATTGCTTGTACGCCTTAATCGGCATGCTTATTTTTTGGAATTGTAGCGATTCTCCGAACGACGAACCCGGAGGTGGAGAACCCGAAAAAGTATTTCTGAGCGTAACACCAGAAAGTGTATTTACTTTTAATGAAACTGACGACAGTAAAAACTACATTACCGTAAACTCCAATACTCCCTGGACGGCAACTCCCGATAACGAGGCACTATCACTCGACAAAGCAGAGGGTAGGGGAGCCGGCGAGGAAAAAATTAAAGTCCTCGATATGCCCAAGGGAGAATCGATTACACTTACCATTGCTACGATAGCAACACAGGAAAACCCCTCGATATCGAAAAATATAACGGTAAAACGAGAAGCTCCTGTCGATCCGCCCATTGTCGAAGGAGATATCGTTTATTTCAATAATTTCGATAAACAGGCAGCAACCAAAACCTATGGAGGCGGTTCATATTGGCCTTATCTCGACCAGTTCGAGGGTTGGAAAAATGCCGAAGGCTCAGGTTCGGGAAGCGAAACTTATTCGTTTTTCAATTTAAATGTACGCAGCGACTGGACCTCAGACTATTCTCCCGCCCCCTCTTACGCCGGAAAAGCATCGGGGATAAATAATATTTATTTCAGTAAAGCCGGTGGATATTTTACCATCGAAAATATTGTCCTTCCACAAGGAAAACAAGATTATGTTCTTTCTTTCGGTTTATCTGGGAACGACCAATTCAACAAAACCAACCTGGTCGTATCGCTGGGAGACGGAAGCCGGTGGATACCCATCGAATTTACCCGTGCAACGAATTCGGGAACCTGGGATTTAGCTAAATCGACATTCTCTTTCACCAAACCGATAGAGAATTTATACCTAAAATTCGAAGCTACAGCCGCTACGCAAATACGTATCGACGATATAAAATTTACCACCGGCAACCCGTCTGAAAATAAAATCGATCTCGGGAAGGTAAATTACCCATATCCCGAACTTCCGCTAACGACAACACCGTACGACTATTTGTATGTATATCATGCTGCTGATCTGGCCGGTACGACTGTACGTAATTATTCGATGTGTTTCGATAAAACAAAATACGCTGCCCTATGGGTAGCATATCCGCTGCATCAGTCTTACCGGGGTAGTTCGGGACGTACCGAAGCCTGGGCCGCCGACCCCTCCATCAGCGAATCGTGGCAAGCCGTACTGTGGGGAGAAGAATTTTCCCGGTATAAAGATTACACCCGCGGCCACCAAATACCGTCGGCCGACCGTACCGCCAACGATGCACTGAATGCACAAACGTTCTATGCCTCTAACATGACTCCGCAAAGCAGTAATTTCAACTCGGGCATATGGGGAACCCTCGAAGGAAAAGTAAGAAACAATATGTGCAACGATACTCTTTATGTCGTTACCGGTTGCTACTTCGGAAACGGTTACAAAACAACATTAGACGCCACGTCTTGGGGAAATGCCAGTGCATTGTCGAAAGAATGTCCAGTACCCACCCATTACTTTAAGATATTGCTCAGAACCCGTAGCGGAAATACCGGTAAACCGATCGCCGAATGTTCCGAGTCGGAATTGAAAGCAATCGGACTCTGGTTCGAACACGAAAAAGTTTATGATGAAAATCATAGTCTGGCAACCGACTGTAAATCGGTAAAAGAAATAGAAGAACTTACCGGATTTACCTTCTTCCCGACTGCACCGGCCAAAGTAAAAGAACAATGTACTCCTGCCGACTGGGTATTATAA
- a CDS encoding helix-turn-helix domain-containing protein: MNKITFFINGSACMFFTLMAIYFLRQRGESNLKETLGKVLAFWAFLFWKDLPLMTETFHRSEFFKILFMSVDMWAVVSCAFYVIELLRPHSLSLKRILLHIIPYLSFTLLYAITGNYFVFILNGIWAAAYSGFIIFYLSREIRLYNRMLQNNYSNLEYIDIKWLRTATGLLFCCLCIWLYACYRVSWIGDAIYYCSAILLWGVICYYSDRQKAIDLQEDTYANSSEEMPEKNSYTFIPQLKYMLEEKCIFQNSGLTIMELSKMLGTNRTYLSDYLNNNLNTNFYDFINSYRIEHAERILSDPCLNLTVEEIAERSGFNSISTFRRAFEKKHHCTPLQYKKQYQNFPQKSLQTD, encoded by the coding sequence ATGAACAAAATAACTTTTTTCATTAATGGGAGCGCCTGCATGTTTTTCACCCTGATGGCTATTTATTTCCTCAGGCAAAGAGGCGAAAGCAACCTGAAAGAAACTTTGGGGAAAGTCCTTGCGTTTTGGGCATTCCTATTCTGGAAAGATCTGCCCCTTATGACCGAAACATTCCATCGATCAGAATTTTTTAAAATACTGTTTATGTCTGTCGACATGTGGGCTGTCGTTTCTTGCGCTTTTTATGTAATAGAATTATTGCGTCCGCATTCTCTTTCATTAAAACGCATTCTTTTGCACATTATCCCTTACCTGTCGTTCACGCTTTTATACGCGATCACAGGCAATTACTTTGTTTTTATACTGAACGGTATTTGGGCTGCTGCTTACAGTGGCTTCATCATTTTTTATCTCAGCCGTGAAATACGCCTCTATAATCGAATGTTGCAAAATAACTACTCAAACCTTGAATATATTGATATAAAATGGCTGAGAACCGCCACAGGCCTACTATTTTGTTGTCTGTGTATTTGGCTCTATGCCTGTTACCGGGTCTCTTGGATCGGAGATGCCATATATTACTGTTCGGCCATATTGTTATGGGGAGTGATTTGCTATTACAGCGACAGACAAAAAGCTATCGATTTGCAGGAAGATACATACGCAAACTCTTCGGAAGAAATGCCCGAGAAAAACAGTTATACTTTTATCCCGCAACTAAAATACATGTTAGAAGAAAAATGCATTTTTCAAAATTCGGGCCTCACCATTATGGAACTGTCCAAAATGTTGGGAACCAACCGGACGTATCTTTCCGACTACCTGAATAATAACCTGAATACCAATTTTTATGATTTTATAAATTCTTATCGAATCGAGCACGCCGAGCGCATTTTATCCGATCCTTGTTTAAATCTCACGGTAGAAGAGATCGCCGAAAGATCGGGATTCAACTCCATATCCACTTTTCGCCGGGCTTTCGAAAAAAAGCACCATTGCACTCCGTTACAATACAAAAAACAATATCAAAACTTCCCCCAAAAAAGTCTTCAAACCGATTAA